A window of the Lactuca sativa cultivar Salinas chromosome 5, Lsat_Salinas_v11, whole genome shotgun sequence genome harbors these coding sequences:
- the LOC128126149 gene encoding uncharacterized protein LOC128126149, translated as MSGRLAKWAIELGEHDINYCPRTSIKGKSLGDFLLEIPDEGDPTKEKVWVVEEAPADNNSWTLYMDGASSREGSGAGLILTRSEGEKVTYALRFDFHTSNNEAEYEALLAGLRLAKQMGAKAVTALTDSRLAANQVNGSFEVRDQRMGKYVKMVKQLVGLFERFTIKQIPRSENKRADALSKLASTCFDRLSKKVLVEVLRERSINE; from the coding sequence ATGTCGGGCCGACTGGCGAAGTGGGCAATCGAACTAGGAGAACACGACATAAATTACTGCCCAAGGACTAGTATCAAGGGGAAATCGCTAGGTGACTTCTTACTAGAAATTCCGGACGAAGGGGACCCAACCAAAGAGAAAGTGTGGGTGGTTGAGGAGGCCCCGGCTGACAACAACTCATGGACTTTGTATATGGATGGGGCATCCAGCAGGGAAGGCTCAGGGGCGGGGCTGATTTTGACCAGATCGGAAGGAGAAAAGGTAACCTACGCCCTTCGTTTCGATTTTCATACGTCAAACAATGAAGCGGAGTACGAAGCGCTACTCGCAGGATTGCGTCTAGCCAAGCAGATGGGCGCGAAAGCTGTAACAGCCCTAACTGACTCGAGGCTAGCAGCAAACCAAGTCAATGGGAGCTTCGAGGTGAGAGATCAAAGGATGGGAAAGTATGTAAAGATGGTAAAGCAATTGGTAGGACTATTCGAGCGGTTCACAATCAAGCAGATACCTAGGAGTGAAAACAAAAGGGCCGACGCCTTAAGTAAGTTGGCATCCACATGCTTCGACCGTCTGTCGAAGAAGGTCCTAGTAGAGGTACTTCGCGAAAGAAGTATAAATGAGTAG